The following proteins are encoded in a genomic region of Drosophila miranda strain MSH22 chromosome 4, D.miranda_PacBio2.1, whole genome shotgun sequence:
- the LOC108161190 gene encoding uncharacterized protein LOC108161190 isoform X3: MNHSTAANSHWLAALLSSLLLCQLLHTITADEAFSCPNGWELRGLNCYKYFNIKHSWEKSAELCRRYGAELVAIDSYAENNDTLSIARASDPNQRASDKYWLGLASLDDLRTNTLESASGALISQYSGFWSLHQPSADSGECVAAGFAGKSQSWDLGTCESLLPFMCRSPACPQGALHCANGKCVNQAFKCDGSDDCGDGTDELDCPAQCHFHMQSGGDVIETPNYPHKYGALSKCKWTLEGPLGSNIILQFQDFETEKTFDTVQILVGGRTEDKSVSLATLSGKQDLTTQPFVSASNFMIVKFTTDGSVERKGFRATWKTEAKNCGGTLKATLQRQILTSPNYPKQYPGGLECLYVIKAQPGRIISIEVDDLDVAEGRDYLLIRDGDTPMSRTIAKLTGKTVQNERVIISTGNALYLYFKSSLGEAGKGFSLRYIQGCKATISARNGTVTSPAFGLADYPKNQECYFTIRNSARAPLSLKFDKFTVHKSDNVQVFDGSSTSGLRLHSGNGFTGTAAPKLTLTASSGEMLIKFTSDALHNAAGWSATFSADCPELQPGIGALASSRDTAFGTLVSFTCPIGQEFATGKTRLVTECLRGGNWSVSYIPKCQEVYCGPVPQIDNGFSIGSSNVTYRGIAMYQCYAGFAFASSAPIEKISCLPDGRWERQPHCMASQCAPLTEVAHANVTLLNGGGRSYGTIVQYECEPGYERNGHPVLTCMSNGTWSGDVPKCTRKRCHEFPEIENGFVVDASRAYLYGDEARVQCYKGYKLIGSNIMRCSEAQRFEQPPTCEDINECSSSQCDLTTTECLNTNGSFHCQCRSGFTATTECRPVADLGLGNGGIPDDSITTSISEPGYSKTQLRLNTMGWCGGSSEPGANWILIDLKAPTILRGFRTMSVQRPDGNVAFSSAVRLQYTNDLTDVFKDYANPDGTAVEFRILEPTLSILNLPLPIEARYIRFRIQDYVGAPCLRMELMGCTRLDCVDINECSKNNGGCDQKCINSPGGYACGCNTGYQLYTSNGTAGYHIERSETGERDGDSYQRNKTCVPLMCPDLEAPENGQLLSERNEYHFGDVVRFQCHFGYIMSGSSAALCLSSGQWNASVPECNYAKCVSLPDDKLEGLTVARPDPESVLVPFRDNVTITCGSAGRQLRATASSGFRQCVYDPKPGLPDYWLSGMQPSCPRVDCYPPMPTPGAEYGQFVDTRFQSSFFFGCQNTFKLAGQTGRHDNVVRCGAEGIWDFGDLRCEGPVCEDPGRPADGRQIARSYEQSSEVYFGCNRPGYILINPRPITCIREPECKVIKPLGLSSGRIPDSAINATSERPNYEAKNIRLNSATGWCGKQEAFTYVSVDLGQIYRVKAILVKGVVTNDIVGRPTEIRFFYKQSESENYVVYFPNFNLTMRDPGNYGELAMITLPKYVQARFVILGIVSYMDNACLKFELMGCEEPKNEPLLGYDYGYSPCVDNEPPIFQNCPQQPIVVRRDENGGVLPVNFTEPTAVDNSGSIARLEIKPQNFRSPSYIFKDTVVKYVAFDYDGNVAICEINITVPDVTPPLLQCPQSYVIELVDRQDSYNVNFNDTRKRIKVSDETGEVRLQFTPERAVIKIGNFENVTVTATDKFNNRASCHFQVSVQASPCVDWELQPPANGAINCLPGDRGLECIATCKPGFRFTDGEPLKTFSCETSRLWRPTSVVPDCVSENTEQAAYHVTATITYRANGAVAQSCLGQYQDVLSQHYTGLNALLSQRCSAVNVNMNVTFIKSVPMLLEENVVKMDFILSILPAVRQPQLYDLCGSTLNLIFDLSVPYASAVIDSLLNISNIGNQCPPLRALKSQISRGFNCNVGEVLNMDTSDVPRCLHCPAGTYVSEGQNSCTYCPRGYYQNRDRQGTCLRCPAGTYTKEEGSKSLNDCIPVCGYGTYSPTGLVPCLECPRNSFTAEPPTGGFKDCQACAAQTFTYQPAASNKDLCRAKCAAGTYSATGLAPCSPCPLHHYQSAAGSQSCNECPSNMRTDAAGSKGREQCKPVVCGEGACQHGGLCVPMGHDIQCFCPAGFSGRRCEQDIDECASQPCFNGGQCKDLPQGYRCECPAGYSGINCQEEASDCGNDTCPARAMCKNEPGFKNVTCLCRSGYTGDQCDVTIDPCTANGNPCGNGASCQALQQGRYKCECLPGWEGLHCEQNINDCAENPCLLGANCTDLVNDFQCACPPGFTGKRCEQKIDLCLSEPCKHGTCVDRLFDHECVCHPGWTGAACEVNIDDCENRPCANDGICVDLVDGYSCNCEPGYTGKNCQHTIDDCASNPCQHGATCVDQIDGFTCKCRPGYVGLSCEAEIDECLSDPCNPVGTERCLDLDNKYECVCRDGFKGILCETDIDDCEAQPCLNNGICRDRVGGFECGCEPGWSGMRCEQQVTTCSLQAPCQNDASCIDLFQDYFCVCPSGTDGKNCETAPERCIGDPCMHGGKCQDFGSGLNCSCPADYSGIGCQYEYDACEEHVCQNGATCVDNGAGYSCQCPAGFTGRNCEQDIADCKDNSCPPGASCVDLTNGFYCQCPFNMTGDDCRKAIQVDYDLYFSDPSRSTAAQVVPFATGGANSLTVAMWVQFAQKDDPGIFFSLYGVESARMTQHRRLLLQAHSSGVQVSLFEDQSDAFLSFGEYTSVNDGQWHHVAVVWDGVSGQLQLITEGLIASKMEYGAGGALPGYLWSVLGRPQPYGGVSHELAYSDAGFQGTVTKTQVWARALDITSEIQKQVRDCRSEPVLYPGLILNWAGYEVTSGGVERNVPSLCGQRKCPVGYTGGNCQQLVVDKEPPVVEHCPGDLWVIAKNGSAVVTWDEPHFSDNIGVTKIYERNGHRSGTTLLWGTYDITYIASDAAGNTASCSFKVSLLTDFCPALADPVGGSQVCKDWGAGGQFKVCEIACNAGLRFSEQVPEFYTCGAEGFWRPTREPSMPLVYPSCSPSKPAQRVFRIKMLFPSDVLCNKAGQAVLRQKVTNSVNGLNRDWNFCSYAIEGTRECKDIQIDVKCDHYRGAQNNRVRRQAKDGGVYVMEAELPVVNDPVVHTSTGERSSVKQLLEKLILEDDQFAVQEILPNTVPDPASLELGSEYACPVGQVVMIPDCVPCAIGTYYDSANKTCIACARGTYQSEAGQQQCSKCPVIAGRPGVTAGPGARSAADCKERCPAGKYFDAETGLCRSCGHGFYQSNEGAFGCDLCGLGQTTRSTEANSRKECRDECSSGQQLGADGRCEPCPRGTYRLQGVQPSCAACPLGRTTPKVGASSVEECTLPVCSPGTYLNATLNMCIECRKGFYQSESQQTACIQCPPNHSTKITGATSKSECTNPCEHIAEGKPHCDANAYCIMVPETSDFKCECKPGFNGTGMACTDVCDGFCENSGTCVKDLKGTPSCRCVGSFTGPHCAERSEFAYIAGGIAGAVIFIIIIVLLIWMICVRSTKRRDPKKMLTPAIDQTGSQVNFYYGAHTPYAESIAPSHHSTYAHYYDDEEDGWEMPNFYNETYMKDGLHGGKMSTLARSNASLYGTKEDLYDRLKRHAYTGKKEKSDSDSEVQ, translated from the exons GCTGGGAACTGCGCGGCTTAAATTGTTATAAATATTTCAATATCAAACATTCGTGGGAGAAAAGCGCGGAACTGTGTCGAAG ATATGGCGCCGAGCTGGTGGCCATCGATAGCTATGCGGAGAACAACGACACCCTGTCTATTGCGCGGGCCAGTGATCCCAACCAAAGGGCCTCCGACAAGTACTGGCTGGGCCTGGCCTCCCTCGATGATTTGAGAACAAACACTCTGGAGTCTGCTTCCGGGGCCTTGATCTCCCAGTACTCGGGTTTCTGGTCGTTGCATCAGCCCAGTGCCGATTCCGGAGAGTGTGTGGCCGCTGGTTTTGCTGGCAAATCGCAGAGCTGGGATCTGGGCACCTGCGAGTCGCTGCTTCCCTTCATGTGTCGCTCGCCCGCGTGTCCCCAGGGAGCCCTGCATTGCGCGAATGGCAAGTGCGTCAATCAGGCCTTCAAGTGCGATGGCAGCGATGATTGTGGCGATGGTACGGATGAGCTGGATTGCCCAGCACAATGCCACTTCCACATGCAGTCCGGTGGAGATGTGATCGAGACGCCCAACTATCCGCACAAATACGGAGCCCTGAGCAAGTGCAAGTGGACGCTGGAGGGACCGCTGGGCAGCAACATCATCCTGCAGTTCCAGGACTTTGAGACGGAGAAGACCTTCGACACCGTTCAGATCTTGGTGGGAGGACGCACAGAGGATAAGTCCGTGTCCCTGGCCACGCTCAGTGGCAAGCAGGATCTGACCACGCAGCCTTTTGTGTCTGCCTCGAACTTCATGATTGTCAAATTCACCACCGATGGCAGTGTGGAGCGTAAGGGTTTCCGTGCCACCTGGAAAACGGAGGCCAAGAACTGTGGCGGCACGCTGAAGGCCACGCTCCAGCGCCAGATCCTCACGAGCCCCAACTATCCGAAGCAATACCCTGGCGGTCTGGAGTGTCTGTATGTGATCAAGGCCCAGCCGGGACGCATCATCTCCATTGAAGTGGACGATCTGGATGTGGCCGAGGGACGGGACTACCTATTGATACGCGATGGCGACACACCCATGAGCCGCACCATTGCCAAGCTGACGGGCAAGACAGTCCAAAACGAGCGCGTTATCATCTCCACGGGAAATGCTTTGTATCTGTATTTCAAGTCCAGTTTGGGAGAGGCAGGCAAGGGCTTCAGTCTGCGCTATATTCAGGGCTGCAAGGCCACCATCTCGGCAAGGAATGGAACTGTCACCTCGCCCGCCTTCGGCCTGGCCGACTACCCAAAGAATCAGGAGTGCTACTTCACCATCCGCAACAGTGCTCGTGCACCACTGTCCCTGAAGTTTGACAAGTTTACGGTCCACAAGAGCGACAATGTGCAGGTGTTTGATGGTTCCTCCACGTCTGGTTTGCGCCTGCATTCGGGCAACGGCTTTACGGGCACAGCGGCTCCCAAATTGACCCTGACAGCGTCATCGGGTGAGATGCTCATCAAATTTACATCGGATGCATTGCACAATGCTGCGGG ATGGTCGGCTACATTCTCGGCAGATTGCCCTGAACTGCAGCCAGGCATTGGGGCCTTGGCCTCCAGTCGCGACACCGCTTTCGGTACGCTGGTCAGCTTTACATGTCCCATTGGACAGGAGTTTGCCACCGGCAAGACGCGCCTGGTAACGGAATGTTTGCGCGGTGGCAACTGGAGTGTCTCCTACATACCAAAGTGTCAGG AGGTCTACTGCGGTCCTGTGCCACAAATCGATAATGGCTTCTCCATTGGCTCCTCGAATGTGACGTATCGCGGCATTGCCATGTACCAGTGCTATGCgggctttgcctttgcctccAGCGCACCCATTGAGAAGATCTCCTGCCTGCCCGATGGCCGCTGGGAGCGCCAGCCCCATTGCATGGCCTCGCAGTGCGCTCCACTCACAGAAGTAGCTCATGCCAATGTCACGCTACTGAACGGAGGCGGACGCAGCTACGGCACCATTGTCCAATACGAATGCGAACCGGGCTACGAGAGGAATGGCCATCCAGTGCTTACGTGCATGTCGAATGGCACCTGGAGCGGGGATGTGCCTAAGTGCACGCGCAAGCGTTGCCACGAGTTCCCAGAGATCGAAAATGGCTTTGTGGTGGATGCGTCGCGTGCATATCTGTACGGAGACGAGGCCAGGGTGCAGTGCTACAAGGGATACAAGCTGATCGGCAGCAATATCATGCGCTGCAGCGAGGCCCAGCGTTTTGAGCAGCCCCCCACCTGTGAGGACATCAACGAGTGCAGCTCCTCGCAATGTGATCTGACCACCACCGAGTGCTTGAACACCAATGGCTCCTTCCATTGCCAGTGCCGCAGCGGATTCACAGCCACCACGGAGTGCCGTCCTGTGGCCGATTTGGGTCTGGGAAATGGCGGCATACCCGATGACAGCATCACGACTTCAATCAGCGAGCCAGGCTACAGCAAAACCCAATTGAGATTGAACACGATGGGCTGGTGCGGTGGCTCCTCGGAGCCCGGTGCCAACTGGATACTGATTGACCTGAAGGCACCCACCATTCTGCGGGGATTCCGCACCATGTCCGTGCAACGGCCCGATGGCAATGTGGCCTTCAGCTCGGCTGTGCGTCTGCAGTATACCAACGATCTGACGGATGTGTTCAAGGACTATGCCAATCCCGACGGCACAGCCGTGGAGTTCAGGATCCTAGAGCCCACTCTGTCCATACTGAACCTCCCGCTCCCGATCGAGGCGCGTTATATACGCTTCCGTATACAGGACTATGTGGGTGCGCCTTGTCTGCGCATGGAACTGATGGGCTGCACGCGCCTCGACTGCGTGGACATCAACGAGTGCAGCAAGAACAACGGCGGCTGCGACCAGAAGTGCATCAATTCCCCTGGAGGCTATGCCTGTGGCTGCAACACGGGCTACCAGCTGTACACCTCGAACGGCACGGCCGGCTACCACATTGAACGCTCGGAAACGGGCGAACGGGATGGCGATTCCTATCAAAGGAACAAGACTTGTGTGCCTCTGATGTGCCCCGACCTAGAGGCCCCGGAAAATGGTCAACTGCTGAGCGAACGGAACGAGTATCACTTTGGAGATGTGGTGCGTTTCCAGTGCCATTTCGGATACATAATGAGCGGCAGCTCGGCGGCCCTGTGCCTGTCCAGCGGTCAATGGAATGCCAGTGTGCCCGAGTGCAATT ATGCCAAATGCGTGTCCCTGCCCGATGATAAGCTGGAGGGTCTGACTGTGGCCCGTCCTGATCCCGAGTCTGTGCTGGTGCCCTTCCGCGATAACGTGACCATTACGTGTGGCTCGGCGGGACGTCAGTTGCGTGCCACCGCCTCCTCGGGCTTCAGGCAGTGCGTGTACGATCCCAAACCGGGTCTGCCCGACTACTGGCTGTCGGGCATGCAGCCCTCTTGCCCGCGCGTCGACTGCTATCCGCCCATGCCCACGCCCGGAGCGGAATACGGACAGTTTGTGGACACCCGTTTCCAGAGCAGCTTCTTCTTTGGCTGCCAGAACACCTTCAAGCTGGCCGGACAGACGGGCCGTCACGACAATGTCGTGCGCTGCGGTGCCGAGGGCATCTGGGACTTTGGCGATCTCCGGTGCGAGGGACCCGTGTGCGAGGACCCAGGCAGACCGGCCGATGGTCGACAGATTGCACGCAGCTACGAGCAGTCCTCGGAGGTCTACTTTGGCTGCAATCGTCCTGGTTATATCCTGATTAACCCACGGCCCATCACGTGCATACGCGAGCCAGAGTGCAAGGTCATCAAACCTCTGGGATTGAGCTCTGGCAGGATACCCGATTCGGCCATCAATGCCACATCGGAGCGCCCCAACTACGAGGCCAAGAATATACGCCTGAACTCTGCCACCGGATGGTGCGGCAAGCAGGAGGCCTTCACGTACGTGAGCGTCGATCTGGGTCAGATCTATCGCGTCAAGGCCATCCTAGTGAAGGGCGTGGTGACCAACGACATTGTGGGTCGCCCCACGGAGATCCGTTTCTTCTACAAGCAGTCGGAGAGCGAGAATTACGTGGTGTATTTCCCCAACTTTAACCTAACGATGCGCGACCCAGGAAACTACGGAGAACTGGCCATGATCACGCTGCCCAAGTACGTCCAGGCGCGCTTTGTGATCCTCGGAATCGTCAGCTACATGGACAACGCGTGCCTGAAGTTCGAGCTGATGGGCTGCGAGGAGCCAAAGAACGAGCCCTTGTTGGGCTACGACTATGGATACTCGCCCTGTGTGGACAATGAGCCACCGATCTTCCAGAACTGCCCCCAGCAGCCGATTGTGGTGCGTCGCGACGAGAACGGCGGTGTGCTGCCCGTGAACTTTACCGAGCCCACGGCCGTGGATAACTCCGGGTCGATAGCCAGGCTGGAGATCAAGCCACAGAACTTCCGCTCGCCCAGCTATATCTTCAAGGATACGGTGGTCAAGTATGTGGCCTTTGATTACGATGGCAACGTGGCCATCTGTGAGATCAACATCACAGTCCCGGACGTGACGCCTCCATTGCTGCAGTGCCCGCAGAGCTATGTCATCGAACTGGTGGACCGTCAGGATAGCTACAATGTGAACTTCAACGACACGCGCAAGCGGATCAAGGTGTCGGACGAAACAGGAGAGGTGCGTCTGCAGTTTACGCCAGAGCGGGCCGTGATCAAAATAGGAAACTTCGAGAACGTCACAGTGACGGCCACGGATAAGTTCAACAATCGTGCCAGCTGTCACTTCCAGGTCTCTGTGCAGGCCTCACCCTGTGTGGACTGGGAGCTGCAGCCGCCAGCCAACGGAGCCATCAATTGTTTGCCCGGAGACCGGGGACTCGAGTGCATAGCCACCTGCAAGCCCGGCTTCCGCTTCACAGACGGCGAACCCCTGAAGACGTTCTCCTGTGAGACCTCACGCCTCTGGCGGCCCACTTCGGTGGTGCCCGATTGTGTCTCCGAGAACACCGAGCAGGCTGCCTATCATGTGACGGCCACTATTACCTATCGCGCCAACGGTGCCGTGGCCCAGTCCTGTCTTGGACAGTACCAGGATGTGCTCTCGCAGCACTACACGGGACTGAATGCTCTGCTCTCGCAGCGCTGTTCGGCGGTGAATGTGAACATGAACGTGACGTTCATCAAGTCGGTGCCCATGCTGCTGGAGGAGAACGTGGTCAAGATGGACTTCATCCTATCCATCCTGCCAGCGGTGCGACAGCCCCAGCTGTACGACCTGTGCGGATCCACCCTGAACCTAATCTTTGACCTGAGTGTGCCGTATGCCAGTGCCGTAATCGATTCCCTGCTGAACATCTCCAACATTGGCAATCAATGTCCACCGCTGCGTGCCCTGAAGTCGCAGATTTCGCGAGGATTCAACTGCAATGTGGGAGAGGTCCTGAATATGGACACCAGCGATGTGCCACGCTGTCTGCACTGTCCTGCCGGCACCTATGTGTCCGAGGGTCAGAACAGCTGCACCTACTGCCCCCGAGGCTACTACCAGAATCGCGATCGCCAGGGCACGTGTCTGCGCTGTCCGGCCGGAACCTACACCAAGGAGGAGGGCTCCAAGTCCTTAAATGATTGCATACCCGTCTGTGGATATGGCACCTACTCGCCCACTGGCCTCGTGCCGTGTCTGGAGTGCCCGCGCAACTCTTTCACCGCCGAACCCCCAACGGGTGGCTTCAAGGATTGTCAGGCCTGTGCGGCACAGACCTTCACGTACCAGCCAGCCGCCTCGAACAAGGATCTGTGCCGCGCCAAGTGTGCAGCCGGCACCTACTCCGCGACGGGACTGGCGCCATGCTCGCCCTGTCCCCTGCATCATTACCAGAGCGCCGCCGGATCCCAGAGCTGCAACGAGTGTCCCAGCAACATGAGAACGGATGCCGCCGGCTCCAAGGGAAGGGAGCAGTGCAAGCCCGTGGTCTGTGGAGAGGGAGCCTGCCAGCACGGAGGATTGTGTGTGCCCATGGGCCACGACATCCAGTGCTTCTGCCCAGCTGGATTCTCGGGACGTCGCTGCGAACAGGACATTGACGAGTGCGCCTCGCAGCCCTGCTTCAATGGCGGCCAGTGCAAGGACCTACCACAGGGCTATCGGTGCGAGTGCCCCGCCGGATATTCGGGCATCAATTGCCAGGAGGAGGCCAGCGACTGCGGCAACGACACCTGCCCCGCCCGTGCCATGTGCAAGAACGAGCCCGGCTTCAAGAATGTGACCTGCCTGTGCCGCAGCGGCTACACGGGCGACCAGTGCGACGTCACCATCGATCCTTGTACGGCCAACGGCAATCCCTGTGGGAACGGAGCCAGCTGCCAGGCACTGCAGCAGGGACGCTATAAGTGCGAGTGTCTGCCGGGCTGGGAGGGACTCCACTGCGAGCAGAACATCAACGATTGTGCGGAGAATCCCTGTCTGCTGGGCGCCAACTGCACGGACCTGGTCAATGACTTCCAGTGCGCCTGTCCGCCCGGCTTTACGGGCAAACGCTGCGAGCAGAAGATCGACCTGTGCCTGTCGGAACCCTGCAAACATGGCACCTGCGTGGACCGACTGTTCGATCACGAGTGCGTCTGCCATCCCGGCTGGACGGGTGCCGCCTGCGAGGTGAATATCGACGACTGCGAGAACCGACCCTGCGCCAACGACGGCATCTGTGTGGACCTCGTGGATGGCTACAGCTGCAACTGCGAGCCTGGATACACTGGCAAGAACTGCCAGCACACGATCGACGATTGCGCTTCGAATCCGTGCCAGCATGGAGCCACCTGTGTGGATCAGATCGATGGCTTTACGTGCAAGTGCCGTCCCGGCTACGTGGGTCTCAGCTGCGAGGCGGAGATCGATGAGTGCCTCAGCGATCCGTGCAATCCCGTGGGCACCGAACGCTGCCTGGATCTGGACAACAAGTACGAGTGCGTCTGCCGCGATGGCTTCAAGGGCATCCTCTGCGAGACGGATATCGATGACTGCGAGGCGCAGCCCTGCCTCAACAACGGCATCTGTCGCGATCGTGTCGGTGGCTTCGAGTGCGGCTGTGAGCCCGGATGGAGCGGCATGCGCTGCGAGCAGCAGGTTACGACCTGCAGCCTCCAGGCGCCATGCCAGAACGATGCCAGCTGCATTGACCTGTTCCAGGACTACTTCTGTGTGTGCCCCAGCGGCACCGATGGCAAGAACTGCGAGACGGCACCCGAACGCTGCATCGGCGATCCGTGCATGCACGGCGGCAAGTGCCAGGACTTTGGCTCCGGCCTGAACTGCAGCTGTCCGGCGGATTACTCCGGCATTGGCTGCCAGTACGAGTACGATGCCTGCGAGGAGCATGTCTGCCAGAACGGTGCCACCTGTGTGGACAATGGTGCTGGCTACAGCTGCCAGTGTCCCGCGGGCTTTACGGGCCGCAATTGCGAACAGGACATTGCCGACTGCAAGGACAACTCGTGTCCGCCTGGGGCTAGCTGTGTGGACCTCACCAACGGCTTCTACTGCCAGTGCCCCTTCAACATGACCGGCGATGATTGCCGCAAGGCCATCCAAGTGGACTACGATCTGTACTTCAGCGATCCCTCGAGGTCTACGGCCGCCCAGGTGGTGCCCTTCGCCACGGGCGGAGCCAACAGCTTGACGGTGGCCATGTGGGTGCAATTCGCCCAGAAGGACGATCCCGGCATCTTCTTTTCGCTGTACGGAGTGGAATCCGCACGCATGACGCAACACCGTCGCCTCCTGCTGCAGGCCCACTCCAGTGGCGTGCAGGTCTCGCTGTTTGAGGACCAATCCGATGCCTTCCTGAGCTTCGGCGAGTACACCTCCGTCAACGATGGACAGTGGCATCATGTGGCTGTCGTCTGGGACGGCGTCAGCGGACAGCTGCAGCTCATCACCGAAGGATTGATTGCCAGCAAAATGGAGTACGGCGCTGGAGGAGCCCTCCCTGGGTATCTCTGGTCGGTGCTGGGTCGTCCACAGCCCTATGGCGGCGTCAGCCATGAATTGGCCTACTCAGATGCCGGCTTCCAGGGCACCGTGACCAAGACCCAGGTGTGGGCCCGCGCCCTCGACATCACCTCCGAGATCCAGAAGCAAGTGCGCGACTGTCGCTCGGAACCAGTACTCTATCCCGGTCTTATTCTCAACTGGGCCGGCTATGAGGTCACCTCCGGGGGCGTGGAGCGGAATGTACCCTCGCTGTGCGGACAACGCAAGTGTCCTGTGGGCTATACCGGCGGCAATTGCCAGCAGCTGGTTGTGGACAAGGAGCCACCAGTCGTCGAGCACTGCCCTGGAGATCTGTGGGTCATAGCAAAGAACGGTTCGGCCGTCGTCACCTGGGATGAGCCACACTTCAGCGACAATATTGGCGTCACGAAGATCTACGAACGCAATGGACATCGCTCGGGCACGACCCTCCTCTGGGGCACCTACGATATCACCTACATTGCCTCCGATGCGGCTGGCAATACGGCTTCCTGCAGCTTTAAGGTTTCGCTGTTGA CTGACTTCTGCCCTGCCTTGGCTGATCCCGTGGGTGGCTCGCAGGTCTGCAAGGACTGGGGCGCAGGCGGACAGTTCAAGGTGTGTGAGATTGCCTGCAATGCTGGTCTACGCTTCTCCGAACAAGTGCCCGAATTCTACACCTGCGGAGCCGAGGGCTTCTGGCGTCCCACGCGCGAACCCTCGATGCCTCTGGTCTATCCATCCTGCTCGCCCTCGAAGCCCGCGCAGCGTGTGTTCCGCATCAAGATGCTCTTCCCCTCGGATGTGCTGTGCAACAAGGCGGGACAGGCAGTGCTGCGGCAGAAGGTGACGAACTCTGTGAATGGATTGAACAGGGACTGGAACTTCTGCTCGTATGCCATCGAGGGAACGAG AGAGTGCAAGGACATTCAGATCGATGTCAAGTGCGATCATTATAGAGGGGCGCAGAACAATCGCGTGCGTCGCCAGGCCAAGGACGGTGGTGTCTATGTGATGGAGGCGGAACTGCCGGTGGTCAA CGATCCTGTGGTCCATACATCGACGGGCGAACGCTCGAGTGTCAAGCAGCTGTTGGAGAAACTCATCCTCGAGGACGATCAGTTTGCCGTGCAGGAGATCCTGCCCAACACAGTGCCCGATCCGGCCTCCCTGGAGCTCGGCTCGGAGTACGCCTGTCCCGTGGGTCAGGTGGTGATGATACCCGACTGTGTGCCCTGTGCCATTGGCACCTACTACGACAGTGCCAACAAGACGTGTATTGCCTGTGCGCGCGGCACCTATCAGTCGGAGGCGGGCCAGCAGCAGTGCAGCAAGTGTCCGGTGATTGCAGGACGTCCTGGAGTCACGGCTGGACCTGGAGCCCGGTCGGCGGCCGACTGCAAGGAACGCTGTCCGGCTGGCAAGTATTTCGATGCGGAGACGGGTCTGTGCCGCTCCTGCGGCCATGGATTCTATCAGTCGAACGAGGGAGCCTTTGGCTGCGATCTGTGCGGCCTCGGTCAGACCACCCGCTCCACGGAGGCGAACTCGCGCAAGGAGTGCCGCGACGAGTGCAGCTCTGGCCAGCAGCTCGGCGCCGATGGTCGCTGCGAGCCCTGCCCGCGTGGAACCTACCGCCTGCAGGGCGTACAGCCCTCGTGCGCCGCCTGTCCCCTGGGACGCACCACACCCAAGGTGGGTGCCAGTTCCGTGGAGGAGTGCACCCTGCCTGTTTGCTCGCCCGGAACCTATCTGAATGCCACCCTCAATATGTGCATTGAGTGCAGAAAGGGCTTCTATCAGTCCGAGTCGCAGCAGACCGCCTGCATCCAGTGCCCGCCCAATCACAGCACCAAGATCACCGGCGCCACCTCCAAGAGCGAATGCACCAATCCCTGCGAGCACATAGCCGAGGGCAAACCCCACTGCGATGCGAATGCCTACTGCATCATGGTACCAGAGACCTCGGACTTTAAGTGCGAGTGCAAACCGGGCTTCAATGGCACTGGCATGGCCTGCACGGATGTGTGCGACGGCTTCTGCGAGAACTCGGGCACCTGTGTCAAGGATCTGAAGGGTACACCCTCTTGCCGTTGCGTCGGCTCCTTCACCGGACCCCATTGCGCCGAGCGTTCGGAGTTTGCGTACATCGCGGGCGGCATTGCCGGTGCAGTGATCTTCATTATCATCATTGTACTGCTCATTTGGATGATATGCGTGCGCTCGACGAAGCGCCGCGATCCCAAGAAGATGCTAACTCCTGCCATCGATCAAACGGGCTCGCAGGTGAACTTCTACTATGGCGCCCACACACCCTACGCGGAGTCCATAGCGCCCTCGCACCACAGCACCTATGCGCACTACtacgacgacgaggaggatGGCTGGGAGATGCCCAATTTCTACAACGAAACGTATATGAAGGATG gtttgcaTGGGGGCAAGATGAGCACATTGGCCAGGTCGAATGCCTCGCTTTATGGAACTAAAGAAGACTTATACGATCGACTGAAACGTCATGCCTACACGGGCAAGAAGG aaaagAGTGATAGTGATAGCGAAGTGCAGTAA